One part of the Anaeromyxobacter sp. Fw109-5 genome encodes these proteins:
- a CDS encoding class I SAM-dependent methyltransferase, with protein MREALLYRLLNPVSAIIAGQLARPRGWFGRTVMTRALNRGNRDLIEATLEGVELTAGCRLLDVGFGGGALLELAHRRGVRSLAGVDPSEAAVAWLRARRDRLRGSEEPRLEIGVVEALPFEDASFDVVATTNTVYFWPDLARAFCELHRVLRPGGLLTLGFSSAAKLRQFGGVTRHGFRFHENGALVAAASAAGFTDVRLVELHGRVTEGDLVLRGSR; from the coding sequence ATGCGCGAAGCTCTTCTGTACCGGCTGCTGAATCCCGTGTCCGCCATCATCGCCGGGCAGCTGGCCAGGCCACGTGGCTGGTTCGGTCGCACCGTCATGACCCGAGCGCTGAACCGCGGGAACCGCGACCTCATCGAGGCGACGCTGGAGGGCGTGGAGCTCACGGCGGGTTGCCGGCTCCTCGACGTCGGCTTCGGCGGCGGGGCCTTGCTCGAGCTGGCGCACCGCCGCGGCGTCCGGAGCCTCGCCGGCGTCGATCCGTCCGAGGCGGCGGTCGCGTGGCTTCGCGCGCGACGCGATCGACTCCGCGGATCGGAGGAGCCTCGGCTCGAGATCGGGGTCGTCGAGGCGCTCCCTTTCGAGGACGCGAGCTTCGACGTCGTGGCGACCACCAACACGGTCTACTTCTGGCCCGACCTCGCCCGGGCGTTCTGCGAGCTGCACCGCGTGCTGAGGCCGGGCGGCCTCCTCACCCTGGGCTTCTCGAGCGCGGCGAAGCTCCGCCAGTTCGGCGGCGTCACCCGGCACGGGTTCCGGTTCCACGAGAACGGGGCCCTCGTCGCGGCGGCCTCGGCGGCTGGGTTCACGGACGTGCGGCTCGTCGAGCTGCACGGGCGCGTGACGGAAGGCGACCTCGTGCTGCGCGGCTCCCGCTGA
- a CDS encoding carbon starvation protein A — MVLFLASVAALVVGYAIYAKVVEKAFGIEPSRPTPAVAMADGVDYVVLPQWKIFLIQLLNIAGLGPIFGPILGALYGPAALLWIVIGTLFAGAVHDYFSGMLSVRNRGMSIPEVVGRELGAGLKQFMRGFSILVLLLVGVVFVLGPAKLLTTLSGMPTPYWVALIFAYYFLATILPIDQIIGRLYPIFGAVLLFMAIGLTAALFAQGYDVLPNVTLENLHPTKLPLWPLMFITIACGAISGFHSTQSPLMARCISNEKQGRAVFYGAMVGEGIVALIWATLGMSFYQSPEALNAVIASGGPGAVVNEVSLTLLGKFGGALAIIGVVVLPITSGDTAFRAARLIVADFLKYPQKLKLARLYLAVPLFAVGYLISLTKFDVLWRYFGWANQTLATLVLWTGAVYMVKRRKAHWIATVPAAFMTTVSVAYLANAKIGFNLPIPVATGAGVAASIAALIAFFALFRPSRVQALAAELEELDRAA, encoded by the coding sequence ATGGTCCTGTTCCTCGCAAGCGTGGCGGCGCTCGTCGTCGGCTACGCGATCTACGCCAAGGTCGTCGAGAAGGCGTTCGGCATCGAGCCGAGCCGGCCGACTCCGGCGGTGGCCATGGCGGACGGCGTCGACTACGTCGTCCTGCCGCAGTGGAAGATCTTCCTCATCCAGCTGCTCAACATCGCCGGGCTCGGGCCGATCTTCGGGCCCATCCTCGGCGCGCTGTACGGCCCGGCGGCCCTACTCTGGATCGTGATCGGCACCCTCTTCGCGGGCGCGGTGCACGACTACTTCTCGGGCATGCTCTCCGTCCGCAACCGCGGCATGAGCATCCCCGAGGTCGTCGGGCGCGAGCTCGGCGCCGGGCTCAAGCAGTTCATGCGGGGGTTCTCGATCCTGGTGCTGCTGCTCGTCGGCGTCGTCTTCGTGCTCGGCCCGGCGAAGCTGCTCACGACGCTCTCCGGTATGCCGACGCCGTACTGGGTCGCCCTCATCTTCGCGTACTACTTCCTCGCCACGATCCTGCCCATCGACCAGATCATCGGCCGCCTCTACCCCATCTTCGGCGCGGTGCTCCTGTTCATGGCCATCGGCCTCACGGCGGCGCTGTTCGCCCAGGGCTACGACGTGCTGCCGAACGTCACGCTCGAGAACCTGCACCCGACGAAGCTGCCGCTCTGGCCGCTCATGTTCATCACGATCGCGTGCGGAGCGATCAGCGGCTTCCACTCCACGCAGTCGCCGCTCATGGCGCGCTGCATCTCCAACGAGAAGCAGGGCCGCGCGGTGTTCTACGGCGCCATGGTCGGCGAGGGTATCGTCGCGCTGATCTGGGCGACGCTGGGGATGTCGTTCTACCAGAGCCCCGAGGCGCTCAACGCGGTCATCGCGAGCGGCGGCCCGGGCGCGGTCGTGAACGAGGTCTCCCTCACCCTGCTGGGCAAGTTCGGCGGCGCGCTCGCGATCATCGGCGTCGTGGTCCTGCCCATCACCTCGGGTGACACGGCGTTCCGCGCCGCCCGGCTCATCGTCGCCGACTTCCTGAAGTACCCGCAGAAGCTGAAGCTCGCTCGCCTCTACCTCGCGGTGCCGCTGTTCGCCGTCGGGTACCTGATCTCGCTCACGAAGTTCGACGTGCTGTGGCGCTACTTCGGCTGGGCGAACCAGACCCTCGCCACGCTCGTCCTCTGGACCGGCGCCGTGTACATGGTGAAGCGGCGGAAGGCGCACTGGATCGCGACGGTCCCGGCCGCGTTCATGACGACCGTCTCCGTCGCCTACCTGGCGAACGCCAAGATCGGGTTCAACCTGCCGATCCCGGTCGCGACCGGCGCCGGCGTCGCCGCGTCGATCGCCGCGCTGATCGCCTTCTTCGCGCTGTTCAGGCCGAGCCGGGTGCAGGCGCTGGCCGCCGAGCTCGAGGAGCTGGATCGGGCGGCCTGA
- a CDS encoding DUF4382 domain-containing protein: MTSSRKFWKLGVAAALVGALSACGSSDEQGQVRVRLVDAPGDYQALHLDVRRVEIHRDGGGDGGWIVLGTPNVQVDLLTLTGGVSATLVDGATIPAGKYTQLRLVLGPQNTVTLADGTVHDLTVPSGQRSGVKLTVNFEVESNTTRDVLVDLDAHRSVFVHETGASEKYILRPTVRGVDVLATGAIAGKLSDRASGAGLAGVLVTAQTSVAGEPTIVRAAITGADGSYVLDLLDAGGTYHVVSQPVVGPAVYLPRASGAITVSEASAVVAWDAAFDVTSEVGTISGAISPTANESQADEVQVRQSLDAGGTPTTLIVRTAAGTVASGSESYSVPSVPAGAYNVLATRRTVDRDGNETLTTSASVSATVPAGATATADLALP, translated from the coding sequence ATGACGTCGTCTCGAAAGTTCTGGAAGCTCGGTGTCGCGGCCGCGCTCGTGGGCGCGCTCTCCGCCTGCGGCTCGAGTGACGAGCAGGGCCAGGTCCGAGTCCGCCTGGTCGACGCGCCTGGCGACTACCAGGCGCTCCACCTCGACGTCCGCCGGGTGGAGATCCACCGCGACGGCGGCGGGGACGGGGGCTGGATCGTGCTCGGCACGCCCAACGTCCAGGTGGACCTCCTCACCCTCACCGGCGGCGTGAGCGCCACGCTGGTGGACGGCGCGACCATCCCCGCGGGGAAGTACACCCAGCTGCGGCTCGTGCTGGGCCCGCAGAACACGGTCACGCTCGCGGACGGGACCGTCCACGATCTCACGGTCCCCTCGGGCCAGCGCTCCGGCGTGAAGCTCACCGTGAACTTCGAGGTGGAGTCGAACACCACCCGCGACGTGCTCGTCGACCTCGACGCGCACCGCTCGGTCTTCGTCCACGAGACCGGCGCCTCGGAGAAGTACATCCTGCGCCCCACGGTGCGCGGCGTCGACGTCCTCGCGACCGGGGCGATCGCCGGGAAGCTCAGCGATCGCGCGAGCGGCGCCGGCCTCGCCGGCGTGCTCGTCACGGCCCAGACGTCGGTGGCCGGTGAGCCCACGATCGTGCGCGCCGCGATCACCGGCGCGGACGGCTCGTACGTCCTCGACCTGCTCGACGCGGGCGGGACCTACCACGTCGTCAGCCAGCCGGTGGTGGGGCCGGCGGTCTATCTCCCGCGTGCGAGCGGCGCGATCACCGTCTCCGAGGCGTCCGCCGTCGTCGCCTGGGACGCGGCGTTCGACGTGACCTCGGAGGTGGGGACGATCTCCGGCGCCATCTCGCCGACCGCGAACGAGTCGCAGGCCGACGAGGTGCAGGTGCGCCAGAGCCTCGACGCGGGCGGCACGCCCACGACGCTCATCGTGCGCACCGCCGCGGGCACCGTGGCGAGCGGTTCCGAGAGCTACTCCGTCCCGAGCGTACCGGCCGGCGCGTACAACGTCCTCGCGACCCGCCGGACGGTGGACAGGGACGGGAACGAGACGCTCACGACGAGTGCATCCGTGAGCGCCACCGTCCCGGCGGGCGCCACCGCCACCGCGGATCTCGCGCTGCCGTAG
- a CDS encoding MaoC family dehydratase → MSTGNAVWPKGTPRVGQRAERSRRVEAEDIRRFTDLSGDRNPLHYDEAAARASRFGEIIVQGGVTSAILNAVVAEDLPGPGTVFLHVDWSFKAPARPGDTITGAVEVVKVREDKPITELKTTVTRGDGVVALEGTALCYTVPV, encoded by the coding sequence ATGTCGACGGGGAACGCAGTGTGGCCGAAGGGGACGCCGCGCGTGGGGCAGCGAGCCGAGCGCAGCCGGCGGGTCGAGGCGGAGGACATCCGCCGCTTCACCGACCTGAGCGGAGATCGCAACCCGCTCCACTACGACGAGGCCGCCGCGCGCGCCTCGCGCTTCGGCGAGATCATCGTGCAGGGCGGGGTGACGAGCGCGATCCTGAACGCGGTGGTGGCCGAGGACCTGCCCGGCCCGGGCACGGTGTTCCTGCACGTGGACTGGAGCTTCAAGGCGCCGGCGCGACCCGGTGACACCATCACAGGCGCGGTCGAGGTGGTGAAGGTGCGGGAGGACAAGCCCATCACCGAGCTCAAGACCACGGTGACCCGAGGCGACGGGGTGGTGGCGCTGGAGGGAACGGCGCTCTGCTACACCGTGCCGGTGTGA
- a CDS encoding NAD(P)/FAD-dependent oxidoreductase: protein MSSSSTPLRSEYDALVIGARCAGASTAMLLARAGLRVLAVDRDREGSDTISTHALMRGGVLQLARWGLVDRLEATGTPAIRAATFHYADEALAVAIKPRDGVDALYAPRRTLLDPILVEAARAAGAQVVHGTALAGLVRGESGRVVGAELEGIDGSRARVAAPIVIGADGLRSRVARLVGAPTEREGRHASGVVYGYWSGLEVEGYHWHYRPGVSVGAIPTSDDRTCVFVAVPPPRLLEALPGGVDALYRQVLTEAAPDLAAALAGARLDGKLQPFPGTPGFMRRAWGPGWALVGDAGYFKDPITAHGITDALRDAELLARAVVRGTDDALAGYQAARDAVSVGLFEATDRIASYEWDLDEAKELHKRFAREMATEVELIGTLDELPAPEVATSRRAGVASVPELVR, encoded by the coding sequence ATGAGCTCCAGCTCCACCCCCTTGCGGTCCGAGTACGACGCCCTCGTGATCGGAGCGCGCTGCGCCGGCGCCTCGACGGCGATGCTGCTCGCCCGCGCCGGGCTGCGCGTCCTCGCGGTGGACCGCGACCGCGAGGGGAGCGACACGATCTCGACCCACGCCCTCATGCGCGGCGGCGTGCTCCAGCTCGCGCGCTGGGGGCTCGTCGACCGGCTGGAGGCCACCGGGACGCCAGCGATCCGCGCCGCCACGTTCCACTACGCGGACGAGGCGCTCGCGGTCGCGATCAAGCCGCGTGACGGGGTGGACGCGCTCTACGCCCCGCGCCGGACCCTCCTCGATCCCATCCTCGTGGAGGCGGCGCGTGCCGCTGGGGCGCAGGTGGTCCACGGCACCGCGCTCGCCGGGCTCGTCCGCGGCGAGTCCGGGCGCGTCGTGGGCGCCGAGCTCGAGGGGATCGACGGGAGCCGCGCCCGCGTGGCGGCGCCGATCGTGATCGGCGCCGACGGCCTGCGCTCGAGGGTCGCCCGGCTCGTGGGCGCGCCGACCGAGCGCGAAGGGCGGCACGCCAGCGGCGTCGTCTACGGCTACTGGTCCGGCCTCGAGGTGGAGGGCTACCACTGGCACTACCGGCCTGGCGTGAGCGTCGGCGCGATCCCGACGAGCGACGATCGCACCTGCGTCTTCGTCGCGGTCCCGCCGCCGCGGCTCCTGGAGGCGCTCCCCGGCGGCGTCGACGCGCTGTACCGGCAGGTCCTGACCGAGGCGGCGCCCGACCTCGCGGCGGCGCTCGCGGGCGCCCGGCTCGACGGGAAGCTCCAGCCGTTCCCCGGGACGCCGGGGTTCATGCGCCGCGCGTGGGGACCGGGCTGGGCGCTCGTCGGCGACGCCGGCTACTTCAAGGATCCCATCACCGCGCACGGGATCACCGACGCGCTGCGGGACGCCGAGCTGCTCGCGCGCGCGGTGGTGCGCGGCACCGACGACGCGCTCGCCGGCTACCAGGCGGCGCGCGACGCGGTGTCGGTGGGGCTGTTCGAGGCCACCGATCGCATCGCCTCGTACGAGTGGGACCTCGACGAGGCGAAGGAGCTGCACAAGCGGTTCGCGCGCGAGATGGCGACCGAGGTGGAGCTGATCGGCACGCTCGACGAGCTGCCGGCGCCCGAGGTCGCGACCTCGCGGCGCGCGGGCGTCGCGTCGGTGCCGGAGCTGGTCAGGTGA
- a CDS encoding NAD(P)/FAD-dependent oxidoreductase produces the protein MRRTDVVVIGGGQAGLAASRCLQARGVAHVVLERGRVAERWRSERWESLRLLTPRWQSRLPGFSYRGPDPDGFMSRREVIGYLEAYARSFVAPVEEGVTVRALEREDDGYRVTTDAGAWRAGSVIVATGHCDTPHVPALASELPGDVVQLVPTRYRNADALPPGGVLVVGASATGLQLADELHRSGRPVTLAVGRHVRLPRRYRGRDVMAWLDATGFLDEGTDAVGDLEVARRQPSLQLVGRPDHRTLDLGVLRDAGVRLVGRVTGIEGGRVLLSGDLAETIASAERRLVRLLGRIDDHVANVSLGEAVPPAEPLRPVAPPRAPGSLALRAEGIRTVLWATGYRRSYPWLRVPVLDARGEIRHAGGITPSPGLYVLGLQFLRRRKSSFLDGVGADAAAVVDHLAARLDRRAA, from the coding sequence ATGAGGCGCACGGACGTGGTCGTCATCGGAGGGGGGCAGGCCGGGCTCGCGGCGAGCCGCTGCCTCCAGGCGCGCGGGGTGGCTCACGTGGTGCTGGAGCGCGGCCGGGTCGCCGAGCGCTGGCGCTCGGAGCGGTGGGAGTCGCTGCGGCTGCTCACGCCCCGCTGGCAGTCGCGGCTCCCGGGCTTCTCGTACCGCGGGCCGGATCCGGACGGGTTCATGTCGCGGCGCGAGGTGATCGGCTACCTCGAGGCGTACGCGCGCTCGTTCGTGGCGCCGGTCGAGGAGGGCGTCACGGTCCGCGCGCTGGAGCGCGAGGACGACGGCTACCGCGTCACCACGGATGCCGGCGCGTGGCGGGCCGGGAGCGTCATCGTCGCGACGGGTCACTGCGACACGCCGCACGTCCCGGCGCTCGCCTCGGAGCTCCCCGGCGACGTCGTCCAGCTCGTCCCCACGCGGTACCGGAACGCCGACGCCCTGCCGCCCGGCGGCGTGCTCGTGGTCGGCGCGTCCGCGACCGGCCTCCAGCTCGCGGACGAGCTCCACCGCTCCGGCCGGCCGGTGACGCTCGCGGTGGGTCGGCACGTCCGGCTGCCTCGACGCTACCGCGGGCGCGACGTGATGGCCTGGCTCGACGCCACCGGGTTCCTCGACGAGGGGACGGACGCCGTCGGCGACCTCGAGGTGGCGCGGCGCCAGCCCTCGCTCCAGCTCGTGGGCCGCCCGGACCATCGGACGCTCGACCTGGGCGTGCTCCGCGACGCGGGCGTGCGGCTCGTGGGGCGGGTCACCGGGATCGAGGGCGGCCGCGTGCTCCTCTCCGGGGACCTCGCCGAGACGATCGCCTCCGCCGAGCGGCGTCTCGTGCGGCTCCTCGGGCGGATCGACGATCACGTCGCCAACGTCAGCCTGGGCGAGGCGGTGCCGCCGGCGGAGCCGCTGCGCCCCGTCGCGCCCCCGCGAGCCCCCGGCTCCCTCGCGCTGCGCGCGGAGGGGATACGGACCGTGCTGTGGGCCACCGGCTACCGCCGCAGCTACCCGTGGCTCCGCGTGCCCGTGCTCGACGCGCGCGGCGAGATCCGCCACGCGGGCGGGATCACCCCATCGCCCGGGCTCTACGTGCTCGGGCTGCAGTTCCTTCGGCGGCGCAAGTCGAGCTTCCTCGACGGCGTCGGAGCGGACGCCGCCGCCGTCGTCGACCACCTCGCCGCGCGCCTCGACAGGCGGGCGGCATGA
- a CDS encoding OsmC family protein, which translates to METSATMQTDTRPSKPSRTPTPMNGVDTPTLFATIGAVKAQPELAQFQFRATNRWQQGTHSRTRIEGFHGAGGEHQHARAFELDADHPAVLVGRDQGPTPVEFLLHAIAACLTAGIGNVAAARGVTLYEVESTVEGDIDLRGILGISNEVRNGYRQLRVSFKIKGDAPEEKLREIVAQSRARSAVYDVLTNGVPVEVSVNEA; encoded by the coding sequence ATGGAGACCAGCGCGACGATGCAGACCGACACCAGGCCGAGCAAGCCGAGCCGCACGCCCACGCCGATGAACGGCGTCGACACCCCCACGCTGTTCGCGACCATCGGCGCGGTGAAGGCGCAGCCGGAGCTCGCGCAGTTCCAGTTCCGGGCGACGAACCGCTGGCAGCAGGGCACGCACAGCCGGACCCGCATCGAGGGGTTCCACGGGGCGGGCGGCGAGCACCAGCACGCGCGCGCGTTCGAGCTCGACGCCGATCACCCGGCGGTCCTCGTCGGGCGCGACCAGGGACCGACGCCGGTCGAGTTCCTGCTCCACGCGATCGCGGCCTGCCTCACCGCCGGCATCGGGAACGTCGCCGCCGCGCGCGGCGTGACGCTCTACGAGGTCGAGTCGACGGTGGAGGGCGACATCGACCTGCGCGGCATCCTCGGGATCTCGAACGAGGTCCGGAACGGTTACCGGCAGCTCCGCGTGAGCTTCAAGATCAAGGGCGACGCGCCGGAGGAGAAGCTCCGGGAGATCGTGGCGCAGTCGAGGGCCCGCTCCGCGGTCTACGACGTGCTGACGAACGGCGTTCCGGTCGAGGTCTCGGTGAACGAGGCGTGA